One genomic window of Melitaea cinxia chromosome 10, ilMelCinx1.1, whole genome shotgun sequence includes the following:
- the LOC123657212 gene encoding cytochrome P450 9e2-like, protein MIVEVLILLLTFLLVYLFSLHRRIQQYFDEQGVKYLPGIPIFGNAFKSIFLLDHFVRDIDVVYKAFPNDRYVGYIEGITPIILVRDPELIKTITVKDFEHFVDRKPLLDEETEPLVGSNLFLMKGEKWHDMRTTLSPAFTSSKIKKMMPFMTKISANIIEYLRDHTNEEIDVEDVMRRYTNDVIAASAFGLEVNSLKDKNNEFYRTGQKMLALNSFQRFKFVVSTMFPNVCKKLGVRIFPEEKTRFFKNLVTSTMDYREKNKVEKPDMIQLLMEAYKGTLKDEEDEISSQAVGGFKPKSKQRQWTKDELAGQVFVFFLAGFDASATLLAFCVHELALNPDVQEKLYQEIKEFKEENGVLTYENMSKLKYLECVLSETSRKWTPINLDRVCTKYYKLPPPREGAKPVKVRPGDVIYNVVNSIQMDPAHHPHPEKFDPSRFSDENKHKIKPFTFMPFGKGPRICIGARFALLEVKTLLYNFVLNFKINKCEKTVDPIKLVPHEFNICIKGGSWVKLERRT, encoded by the exons ATGATCGTTGAAGTCTTGATATTGCTATTAACATTTCttttggtatatttatttagtttacatAGACGCATCCAGCAATATTTCGACGAGCAAGGCGTCAAATATTTGCCTGGAATACCGATATTTGGTAACGCCTTCAAGAGTATCTTCCTGCTTGATCACTTTGTGCGTGACATCGACGTTGTGTACAAAGCTTTTCCAAACGACAG atatgtaGGCTATATTGAAGGTATAACACCAATAATCCTAGTGAGAGACCCAGAGCTGATCAAGACAATAACGGTAAAGGATTTCGAACACTTCGTTGACCGCAAACCGCTCTTGGATGAAGAAACAGAACCACTTGTAGGAAGCAACTTGTTTTTAATGAAAG GTGAGAAATGGCATGATATGCGAACAACGCTAAGTCCGGCGTTCACCAGCTCCAAGATAAAAAAGATGATGCCCTTTATGACTAAAATCAGCGCTAACATCATTGAATACTTACGAG ATCATACAAACGAGGAGATCGATGTGGAAGATGTGATGCGTCGATACACAAACGATGTGATAGCAGCATCTGCTTTCGGTCTTGAAGTGAACTCGCTGAAGGATAAAAATAACGAATTCTATAGAACTGGACAAAAAATGCTAGCGCTCAATTCCTTCCAAAGATTCAAATTTGTTGTGTCTACTATGTTCCCTAATGTTTGTAAG AAATTAGGCGTCCGTATATTTCCCGAGGAGAAAACGCGGTTCTTTAAAAACCTGGTGACCAGCACAATGGATTATAGAGAAAAGAATAAAGTAGAGAAACCGGACATGATTCAACTTTTAATGGAAGCTTATAAAG gTACATTAAAAGATGAAGAAGATGAAATTTCTTCACAGGCGGTTGGAGGTTTCAAACCGAAATCCAAGCAAAGAc AATGGACTAAAGACGAATTAGCTGGTCAagtatttgttttctttttggcTGGTTTTGACGCTTCAGCTACATTGCTGGCATTTTGTGTCCATGAGCTAGCTCTTAATCCGGACGTTCAAGAGAAATTGTACCAGGAGATCAAAGAGTTCAAAGAGGAAAACGGAGTTTTAACGTATGAAAATATGAGCAAGCTTAAGTACCTTGAATGTGTTTTAAGCG agaCCTCAAGAAAATGGACACCCATCAATCTCGATCGAGTGTGCACTAAATACTATAAACTACCACCTCCAAGAGAAGGTGCAAAGCCTGTAAag GTTAGACCAGGAGATGTTATATATAACGTCGTGAATTCAATTCAAATGGATCCCGCTCATCACCCGCATCCGGAAAAATTTGACCCAAGCAGATTCTCAGACGAGAACAAACATAAAATCAAACCATTCACGTTCATGCCTTTTGGAAAGGGACCCAGGATTTGTATCG GAGCCAGATTCGCCTTGTTAGAAGTAAAAACTCTTTTATACAACTTTGtactaaactttaaaataaataagtgcgAAAAAACCGTTGATCCGATTAAGCTTGTACCTcatgaatttaatatttgtatcaaaGGTGGTTCTTGGGTTAAATTAGAACGTCGAACATAG